In one window of Streptomyces sp. FXJ1.172 DNA:
- a CDS encoding glycerophosphodiester phosphodiesterase has product MTHAPQRSIQVVAHRGASEDAPEHTLAAYRKAIEDGADALECDVRLTADGHLVCVHDRRVNRTSNGRGAVSALELADLAALDFGSWKTRETWRGRASDNEEPDWEHRPEDREETSVLTLERLLELVADAGRRVELAIETKHPTRWAGQVEERLLTLLKRFALDAPDSAAESPVRIMSFSARSLHRVRAAAPTLPTVYLVQFLTPRLRDGRLPAGVRIAGPSIRIVRNHPGYVERLKRAGHQVHVWTVNEPEDVDLCVDMGIEAIITNRPRAVLRQLGRM; this is encoded by the coding sequence GTGACCCACGCACCACAGCGCTCCATCCAGGTCGTCGCCCACCGGGGCGCCTCCGAAGACGCGCCCGAGCACACCCTGGCCGCCTACCGGAAGGCGATCGAGGACGGCGCCGACGCCCTCGAGTGTGACGTACGGCTGACCGCGGACGGCCATCTGGTCTGCGTCCACGACCGGCGGGTGAACCGTACCTCCAACGGCCGCGGCGCCGTCTCCGCACTGGAGCTGGCCGATCTCGCCGCGCTCGACTTCGGCTCCTGGAAGACGCGCGAGACCTGGCGCGGGCGCGCCTCCGACAACGAGGAGCCCGACTGGGAGCACCGCCCGGAGGACCGCGAGGAGACCTCCGTGCTCACCCTGGAACGGCTGCTGGAACTGGTCGCGGACGCCGGGCGTCGGGTGGAGCTGGCCATCGAGACCAAGCACCCCACGCGCTGGGCCGGCCAGGTCGAGGAGCGGCTGCTGACGCTGCTGAAGCGATTCGCCCTCGACGCGCCGGACTCCGCCGCCGAGTCCCCGGTGCGGATCATGAGCTTCTCGGCGCGTTCGCTGCACCGCGTGCGTGCCGCCGCGCCGACCCTGCCGACCGTCTACCTGGTGCAGTTCCTCACACCGCGGCTGCGCGACGGACGGCTGCCCGCGGGCGTGCGGATCGCGGGCCCCTCGATCCGCATCGTGCGCAACCACCCCGGATACGTGGAACGGCTGAAACGGGCCGGTCACCAGGTGCACGTGTGGACCGTGAACGAGCCCGAGGACGTCGACCTCTGCGTGGACATGGGCATCGAGGCGATCATCACCAACCGCCCGCGCGCGGTACTGCGCCAGCTGGGCCGTATGTGA
- a CDS encoding S1C family serine protease codes for MSTENEGNEVPPAPSAPPVPVGSPAVSPQGAAPEGNAPTAPLPPVPEDAPAAGAPAGPAGAPHASGPAPDASWPPPPPATPPHGEGQTHGEGPAYGEGPAYGEGPAYGEGPAYGEGPAYGAGGAGGAGGFGGGAGGGAWGASYQQPAPKPRGRGGLVAAVLVAALVAGGLGGGLGYTLAKNHDDSGSTTVSASDSGATQVKRAPGTIASVAAKSLPSTVTIEAQGTNGDGGTGTGFVFDTQGHIITNNHVVADALGGGKLTATFPNGKKYDAEVVGHAQGYDVAVIKLKNPPSDLKPLPLGDSDKVVVGDETIAIGAPFGLSNTVTTGIISAKNRPVASSDGSSTSKASYMSALQTDAPINPGNSGGPLLDGSGAVIGINSAIQSTNSGGIGGSGQSGSIGLGFAIPIDQAKYVAQQLIKNGKPVYAKIGASVSLEESTDGAKITDQGTAGSAAVESGGPADKAGLKPGDVITKLDDMVIDSGPTLIGEIWTHKPGDKVTVTYKRGGQEHTADLILGARVGDN; via the coding sequence GTGAGCACCGAGAACGAGGGCAACGAGGTACCCCCGGCCCCGTCCGCACCTCCCGTGCCGGTGGGCTCTCCCGCAGTTTCCCCGCAGGGCGCAGCGCCCGAGGGGAACGCACCGACCGCTCCCCTTCCGCCGGTCCCCGAGGACGCTCCCGCCGCCGGGGCGCCCGCGGGCCCGGCCGGCGCCCCGCATGCCTCCGGCCCGGCTCCCGACGCCTCCTGGCCGCCCCCGCCCCCGGCCACCCCGCCCCACGGCGAGGGCCAGACCCACGGCGAGGGTCCGGCGTACGGCGAGGGTCCGGCGTACGGCGAGGGTCCGGCGTACGGCGAGGGTCCGGCGTACGGCGAGGGTCCGGCCTATGGTGCGGGCGGCGCGGGCGGCGCCGGTGGCTTCGGCGGCGGTGCTGGCGGTGGCGCGTGGGGGGCCTCGTACCAGCAGCCCGCCCCCAAGCCGCGCGGGCGCGGCGGACTGGTCGCGGCCGTCCTGGTGGCCGCGCTGGTCGCGGGCGGCCTGGGCGGCGGCCTCGGCTACACCCTGGCCAAGAACCACGACGACAGCGGTTCCACGACCGTCTCCGCCTCCGACAGCGGCGCCACGCAGGTCAAGCGCGCGCCCGGCACGATCGCCAGCGTGGCCGCCAAGTCACTGCCCAGCACGGTCACCATTGAGGCCCAGGGCACCAACGGCGACGGCGGCACCGGCACGGGCTTCGTGTTCGACACCCAGGGCCACATCATCACCAACAACCACGTGGTGGCGGACGCGCTGGGCGGCGGCAAGCTGACCGCGACGTTCCCGAACGGCAAGAAGTACGACGCCGAGGTCGTCGGCCACGCGCAGGGCTACGACGTGGCGGTCATCAAGCTCAAGAACCCCCCGTCGGACCTCAAACCCCTCCCGCTCGGTGACTCCGACAAGGTGGTCGTCGGCGACGAGACGATCGCCATCGGTGCCCCCTTCGGCCTGTCCAACACGGTCACGACGGGCATCATCAGCGCCAAGAACCGACCGGTGGCATCCAGTGACGGCAGCTCCACCAGCAAGGCGTCGTACATGAGCGCCCTGCAGACCGACGCGCCGATCAACCCGGGCAACTCCGGCGGCCCGCTGCTGGACGGCTCCGGCGCGGTCATCGGCATCAACTCGGCGATCCAGTCGACCAACAGCGGTGGCATCGGCGGCTCCGGCCAGTCCGGCTCGATCGGCCTGGGCTTCGCCATCCCGATCGACCAGGCCAAGTACGTCGCTCAGCAGCTGATCAAGAACGGCAAGCCGGTGTACGCCAAGATCGGCGCCTCCGTCTCGCTGGAGGAGTCCACCGACGGCGCGAAGATCACCGACCAGGGCACGGCCGGGTCCGCCGCGGTCGAGTCGGGCGGCCCCGCCGACAAGGCCGGCCTCAAGCCCGGTGACGTGATCACCAAGCTGGACGACATGGTGATCGACAGCGGCCCGACCCTGATCGGCGAGATCTGGACCCACAAGCCCGGCGACAAGGTGACGGTCACCTACAAGCGGGGCGGCCAGGAGCACACGGCGGACCTGATCCTGGGTGCGCGGGTGGGCGACAACTGA
- a CDS encoding tyrosine-type recombinase/integrase: MLTYDAQIWSIRKRPNRAAAYQLRWRVGPRPFSKSYKIKAQADGRRSELMTALRNREQFDTETGLPASEVQALNSTTWYAHTRAYAAMKWPGASAEHRASIADSLATITPKLVKDGRGAPDRKMLRTALYSWVYQFVLGDDGTLNSRLDVEEPPADIVAALDWVSRKSVDMTGLNTPSVVRTALDALKLKQDGTAAAENTVKRKRTVFSNCLRYAVERGSLTALPLDKVDWTPPETDDEIDFRFVPGPKLAKALIDAVGDQGERGRHLMAFFGCLCYAANRPGEAANLREDDFTLPEEGWGEVLLSTSTSRVGSGWTDTGESFDTRGLKKRARKTTRPVPIPPVLVRLVREHLKEFGTSEDGRLFRAAQGGGLLSREYGAVWKAARLVALTESEAASPLAGVPYSLRHAGVSLWLESGVSPAEVARRAGHSIAVLFRFYAKAIHRNQQRANQQIERALDATDRD; encoded by the coding sequence GTGCTGACCTACGACGCGCAGATCTGGAGTATCCGCAAACGGCCCAACCGCGCTGCGGCCTACCAGCTCCGGTGGCGAGTCGGGCCCCGGCCCTTCTCCAAGAGCTACAAGATCAAGGCTCAGGCCGACGGTCGGCGCTCAGAGCTGATGACCGCGCTGCGCAACCGCGAGCAGTTCGACACGGAAACCGGGCTGCCCGCCTCGGAAGTGCAGGCGCTCAACTCCACTACTTGGTACGCCCACACCCGCGCGTACGCGGCTATGAAGTGGCCTGGCGCTTCAGCCGAGCACCGCGCGAGCATCGCTGACTCTCTGGCCACCATCACGCCGAAGCTGGTCAAGGACGGCCGTGGGGCCCCGGATCGCAAGATGCTCCGGACTGCGCTCTACTCATGGGTCTATCAGTTCGTCCTCGGCGACGACGGGACGTTGAACTCCCGTCTCGACGTCGAAGAGCCGCCTGCCGACATCGTGGCCGCGTTGGACTGGGTCAGCCGGAAGTCCGTGGACATGACCGGCCTCAACACGCCCTCGGTGGTGCGCACAGCACTCGACGCTCTGAAGCTGAAGCAGGACGGCACGGCCGCTGCCGAGAACACGGTGAAGCGCAAGCGTACGGTCTTCAGCAACTGTCTCCGGTACGCGGTGGAACGGGGGTCGCTGACAGCTCTGCCTCTCGACAAGGTCGACTGGACTCCGCCCGAAACGGACGACGAGATCGACTTCCGGTTCGTCCCCGGTCCGAAGCTGGCAAAGGCGCTGATCGATGCTGTCGGTGACCAGGGCGAACGTGGACGACACCTGATGGCGTTCTTCGGCTGCCTCTGCTACGCGGCCAATCGCCCTGGTGAGGCTGCCAATCTCCGTGAGGATGACTTCACCCTTCCGGAAGAAGGCTGGGGTGAAGTCCTGCTGTCGACGAGCACGTCCCGCGTCGGCTCCGGCTGGACCGACACCGGCGAGTCGTTCGACACGCGCGGCCTGAAGAAGCGAGCACGCAAGACAACCCGGCCCGTCCCGATTCCCCCTGTCCTCGTACGCCTGGTCCGCGAGCACCTGAAGGAGTTCGGGACCTCCGAAGACGGCCGGCTGTTCCGTGCCGCCCAGGGCGGCGGCCTACTGTCCAGGGAATACGGGGCCGTCTGGAAGGCTGCCCGGCTCGTAGCGCTCACGGAATCCGAAGCAGCCTCGCCGCTGGCTGGCGTGCCGTACTCCCTGCGCCACGCGGGTGTCTCCCTCTGGCTTGAGTCTGGCGTCTCTCCGGCCGAAGTCGCACGCCGGGCAGGTCACAGCATCGCCGTCCTGTTCCGCTTCTACGCCAAGGCGATTCACCGCAACCAGCAGCGGGCGAATCAGCAGATAGAACGAGCCTTGGACGCTACTGACAGGGACTAG
- a CDS encoding helix-turn-helix transcriptional regulator produces MAVTTPTKANRQTLKLGEALAEIGVSRAAFYRMRARGQAPKHLKLPNGQIRIRRADLDAWFDACEVQEAC; encoded by the coding sequence CTGGCTGTGACCACTCCGACCAAGGCCAACAGGCAGACGCTGAAGCTGGGGGAGGCTCTCGCCGAGATCGGGGTGTCCCGTGCCGCCTTCTACCGCATGCGCGCGCGGGGCCAAGCCCCCAAGCACCTGAAGCTCCCCAACGGTCAGATCCGAATACGGCGGGCCGACCTCGACGCCTGGTTCGACGCCTGCGAGGTGCAGGAAGCGTGCTGA
- a CDS encoding replication initiator codes for MSQVRSAEIRPVTVLQATFDALKTAVGLARKRARLTVESDAIGERVIAWGRRFKIDPISALGDGELTDARVAEYTDAKVAGYIAKYATKNAEGTGTVDRTLMCRPCAGRGYVRGPDHFHDRCADCGGTGQAEPIKALPVQHHVRQMIRTAWSLGHLPEFAELKLWKWAHMLGFRGHFSSKSRAYSTTLGALRDVRRAWRLAQAEAARAHAGLPTTDENTTLVTASSWTYLSSGYRPGEELLAAQVRHDIAHTQRVKSEGDPWL; via the coding sequence GTGTCGCAGGTTCGATCAGCCGAGATACGGCCGGTCACGGTGCTCCAGGCCACCTTCGACGCCCTGAAAACCGCCGTGGGCCTGGCTCGGAAGCGAGCCCGGCTCACCGTCGAGTCGGACGCAATCGGCGAACGAGTCATCGCCTGGGGCCGCCGGTTCAAAATCGACCCCATCTCCGCCCTGGGCGACGGCGAACTCACCGACGCCAGGGTTGCCGAGTACACAGACGCCAAGGTCGCCGGATACATCGCCAAGTACGCCACCAAGAACGCCGAAGGCACGGGCACCGTCGACCGCACCCTGATGTGCCGCCCCTGCGCCGGACGCGGCTACGTACGCGGCCCCGACCACTTCCACGACCGGTGCGCCGACTGCGGCGGCACCGGACAGGCCGAACCCATCAAGGCCCTGCCCGTCCAGCACCACGTACGGCAGATGATCCGCACAGCCTGGTCCCTCGGTCACCTGCCGGAGTTCGCCGAACTCAAGCTCTGGAAGTGGGCCCACATGCTCGGCTTCCGCGGCCACTTCTCCAGCAAATCCCGCGCCTACTCCACCACCCTCGGCGCCCTCCGCGACGTACGCCGCGCCTGGCGCCTCGCCCAGGCCGAAGCCGCCCGCGCCCACGCCGGCCTCCCCACCACCGACGAGAACACCACCCTCGTCACCGCCTCCTCCTGGACCTACCTCAGCAGCGGCTACCGCCCCGGCGAAGAACTCCTCGCTGCCCAAGTCCGCCACGACATAGCCCACACCCAACGCGTCAAGTCCGAAGGAGATCCCTGGCTGTGA
- a CDS encoding bifunctional DNA primase/polymerase translates to MATTDRQATTLALAHALSAAERGLAVIPLSRTKLPALRSPHHDDPDPAGPRCHGACGRFGHGVYDASTDPVRIREMFTAAPWATGYGIACGLPPYHLIGVDLDTKTGTDSSAALRELALRHLFTIPETVVVRTPSGGRHLWLTGPPDVVVPNSAGRLAPGIDIRGAGGYLVGPGSRTDHGVYTTAPGTTHLAPAPCPPSLLRLLLPPPRGPHPGPSTPGDHGRGLVQFVLSAHEGQRNTRLFWAACRAYENGLGPALTDALTEAALNTGLTEREARATIASAARMSGHRR, encoded by the coding sequence ATGGCCACCACCGACCGGCAGGCCACGACCCTGGCCCTCGCACACGCGCTGTCAGCCGCCGAACGCGGCCTGGCCGTCATCCCCCTGTCCCGGACGAAGCTCCCGGCCCTGCGCTCCCCCCACCACGACGACCCCGACCCGGCCGGCCCACGCTGCCACGGGGCGTGCGGCCGCTTCGGCCACGGCGTGTACGACGCCTCGACCGACCCCGTCCGCATCCGCGAGATGTTCACCGCCGCCCCCTGGGCCACCGGTTACGGCATCGCCTGCGGGCTGCCCCCGTACCACCTGATCGGCGTCGACCTGGACACCAAGACCGGTACGGACTCCTCGGCCGCCCTGCGCGAACTGGCCCTGCGCCACCTGTTCACCATCCCCGAGACCGTCGTCGTCCGGACGCCGAGCGGCGGGCGCCATCTCTGGCTCACCGGCCCGCCGGACGTCGTCGTACCGAACTCGGCCGGCCGCCTCGCCCCCGGCATCGACATCCGGGGCGCCGGCGGCTACCTCGTGGGCCCCGGCTCGCGCACCGACCACGGCGTCTACACCACCGCACCCGGCACCACCCACCTCGCCCCCGCCCCCTGCCCGCCGTCCCTCCTGCGCCTCCTGCTGCCCCCGCCCCGCGGCCCGCATCCTGGCCCCTCCACCCCGGGCGACCACGGCCGCGGCCTGGTCCAGTTCGTCCTGTCCGCACACGAGGGCCAGCGCAACACCCGCCTGTTCTGGGCCGCCTGCCGCGCCTACGAGAACGGCCTCGGCCCCGCCCTGACCGACGCCCTGACCGAGGCGGCCCTCAACACCGGCCTGACGGAACGCGAGGCCCGCGCGACGATCGCCTCGGCGGCCCGGATGTCGGGGCACAGGCGGTGA
- a CDS encoding MaoC family dehydratase: protein MTAGAELPPLEIPVTRTLIVAGAIASRDYQDVHHDAELARQKGSPDVFMNILTTNGLVGRYITDYFGPTAVLRKVAIRLGAPNYPGDTMVLTGAVESVDGDTATVRVVGANGIGRHVTGTVTVTVPARQPREGGS from the coding sequence ATGACGGCGGGCGCCGAGCTGCCGCCGCTGGAGATCCCGGTCACGCGGACGCTGATCGTGGCAGGGGCGATCGCGTCCCGGGACTACCAGGACGTGCACCATGACGCGGAGCTGGCCCGGCAGAAGGGCTCGCCGGACGTCTTCATGAACATCCTGACGACGAACGGCCTGGTCGGCAGGTACATCACGGATTACTTCGGGCCCACGGCGGTGCTCCGCAAGGTGGCCATCAGGCTGGGGGCGCCCAACTACCCGGGGGACACGATGGTGTTGACGGGCGCGGTCGAGTCGGTCGACGGCGACACCGCCACCGTGCGCGTCGTCGGCGCCAACGGCATCGGCCGGCATGTGACGGGCACGGTGACGGTCACGGTCCCGGCCCGGCAGCCCCGGGAAGGTGGGTCATGA
- a CDS encoding lipid-transfer protein: protein MSGRARDTLGGRAAVVGIGATEFSKDSGRSELRLAVEAVRAALDDAGLAPADVDGMVTFTMDTNPEITVAQACGMGELSFFSRVHYGGGAACATVLQAALAVAAGVAEVVVCYRAFNERSGRRFGAGVQHREPSAEGAALGWVLPFGLLTPASWVAMAAQRYLHAYGLAPEVFGHVAVVGRKYAATNPAAYFHGRPLTQAEHAASRWIVEPLRLLDCCQETDGGQAVVVTSLERARDLPHPPAVIAAAAQGAGRAQEQMTSFYRDDLTGLPEMDVVARRLWRTSGLGPADIDVGILYDHFTPFVLMQLEEFGFCGRGEAAGFVAEERLPLNTHGGQLGEAYLHGMNGIAEAVRQLRGTAVNQIPGASRTLVTAGTGVPTSGLILTADG, encoded by the coding sequence ATGAGCGGACGGGCACGCGACACCCTGGGCGGGCGGGCCGCGGTCGTCGGGATCGGGGCCACCGAGTTCTCCAAGGACTCGGGGCGCAGCGAGCTGCGGCTGGCCGTGGAGGCGGTGCGGGCCGCGCTGGACGACGCGGGGCTGGCGCCCGCCGACGTGGACGGGATGGTGACGTTCACGATGGACACCAACCCCGAGATCACCGTGGCCCAGGCGTGCGGGATGGGCGAGCTGTCCTTCTTCTCGAGGGTCCACTACGGCGGCGGCGCGGCCTGCGCGACCGTCCTCCAGGCGGCACTCGCGGTGGCGGCGGGCGTGGCGGAGGTGGTGGTCTGCTACCGCGCCTTCAACGAACGCTCGGGCCGCAGATTCGGCGCGGGCGTGCAGCACCGGGAGCCGTCGGCGGAGGGCGCGGCGCTCGGCTGGGTGCTGCCGTTCGGGCTGCTCACCCCGGCCTCCTGGGTGGCGATGGCGGCCCAGCGGTACCTGCACGCGTACGGGCTGGCGCCGGAGGTGTTCGGGCACGTGGCCGTGGTCGGCCGGAAATACGCGGCGACCAACCCGGCGGCGTACTTCCACGGCCGCCCCCTGACGCAGGCCGAGCACGCCGCGTCCCGCTGGATCGTGGAGCCGCTGAGGCTGCTGGACTGCTGTCAGGAGACCGACGGAGGGCAGGCCGTCGTCGTCACCTCCCTGGAGCGGGCCCGGGACCTGCCGCATCCCCCGGCCGTGATCGCGGCGGCCGCGCAGGGCGCCGGCCGGGCGCAGGAGCAGATGACCAGCTTCTACCGCGACGATCTGACCGGCCTGCCGGAGATGGACGTCGTCGCCCGCCGGCTGTGGCGCACCTCCGGCCTCGGCCCGGCCGACATCGACGTGGGGATCCTGTACGACCACTTCACGCCGTTCGTGCTGATGCAGCTGGAGGAGTTCGGGTTCTGCGGGCGGGGCGAGGCGGCCGGTTTCGTGGCCGAGGAGCGGCTGCCGCTCAACACGCACGGTGGCCAGCTGGGGGAGGCGTACCTGCACGGGATGAACGGCATCGCGGAGGCGGTGCGCCAGCTGCGGGGCACGGCGGTGAACCAGATACCGGGAGCGTCCCGGACCCTGGTGACGGCCGGCACCGGGGTGCCGACGTCGGGACTGATCCTGACGGCGGACGGCTGA
- a CDS encoding SigE family RNA polymerase sigma factor, whose amino-acid sequence MTTPVCTSASAAAAPAGQTLPHARRRPSGATPAYPSFASYVRARQPVLLRTARSLTANPSDAEDLLQTALAKTYVAWDRIEDQRALDGYVRRALLNTRTSQWRKRRVDEFSCDELPEPEPVPGDDDPAERQALHDAMWRAISRLPARQRAMVVLRYYEDLSEAQTAEVLGVSVGTVKSAVSRALGKLREDPELGLVR is encoded by the coding sequence ATGACCACACCCGTCTGCACCAGCGCCTCGGCCGCCGCCGCACCAGCGGGACAGACCCTCCCCCACGCCCGCCGCCGGCCGAGCGGCGCGACCCCCGCGTACCCGTCGTTCGCGTCGTACGTCAGGGCCCGCCAGCCGGTACTGCTGCGCACCGCGCGCTCGCTGACCGCGAACCCGAGCGACGCCGAGGACCTGCTGCAGACCGCGCTCGCCAAGACCTATGTGGCCTGGGACCGGATCGAGGACCAGCGGGCGCTGGACGGCTATGTGCGCCGCGCGCTGCTGAACACCCGGACCTCGCAGTGGCGCAAGCGCAGGGTGGACGAGTTCTCCTGCGACGAGCTGCCGGAGCCGGAGCCGGTGCCCGGCGACGACGACCCGGCCGAGCGCCAGGCGCTGCACGACGCCATGTGGCGGGCGATCTCGAGGCTGCCGGCGCGGCAGCGGGCGATGGTCGTCCTCAGGTACTACGAGGACCTCAGCGAGGCCCAGACCGCCGAGGTGCTCGGGGTGTCGGTGGGCACGGTGAAGTCGGCGGTGTCGCGGGCGCTCGGCAAGCTGCGTGAGGATCCCGAACTGGGACTCGTGCGCTAG
- a CDS encoding long-chain fatty acid--CoA ligase — protein MCAESAQPLLPRRQCRQEDPLLSTMQDVPLTVTRILVHGALVHGRSQIITWTGEDEPQRRSFAEAGARAVQLANALRDELGVGGDDRVATLMWNNAEHVEAYFAIPSMGAVLHTLNLRLPAEQLVWIVNHAADKVVIVNGSLIPLLAPLLPKLPTVEHIVVSGPGDRTPLQGTHARVHEYEELIAGRPTRFDWPELDERQAAAMCYTSGTTGDPKGVVYSHRSIYLHSMQVNMTQSMGLTDQDTSLVVVPQFHVNAWGLPHATFMTGVNLLMPDRFLQPAPLAEMIERERPTHAAAVPTIWQGLLAELTARPRDVSSLTQVTIGGAACPPSLMQAFDKLGMRVCHAWGMTETSPLGTVARPPAHAVGTEEEFAYRLTQGRFPAGVEARLTGPGGERLPWDGEAAGELEVRGNWIAGAYYNGPDAEPLRPADKFSEDGWLKTGDVGTISPEGYLTLTDRAKDVIKSGGEWISSVELENALMSHPDVAEAAVVAVPDEKWGERPLATVVLRDGASADFTALRTFLAEEGRIAKWQLPERWTIVEAVPKTSVGKFDKKVLRRQYADGELSVTTL, from the coding sequence ATGTGCGCAGAATCAGCGCAGCCTCTACTCCCGCGTAGGCAATGTCGCCAGGAGGATCCCTTGCTGAGCACCATGCAGGACGTACCACTGACCGTCACCCGGATCCTTGTGCACGGGGCGCTGGTGCACGGGCGGTCCCAGATCATCACCTGGACCGGGGAGGACGAGCCGCAGCGGCGCAGTTTCGCCGAGGCGGGGGCGCGGGCCGTACAGCTGGCGAACGCCCTGCGGGACGAACTGGGCGTCGGGGGCGACGACCGGGTGGCGACCCTGATGTGGAACAACGCCGAGCACGTGGAGGCGTACTTCGCCATCCCGTCCATGGGCGCGGTGCTGCACACGCTCAATCTGCGGCTGCCCGCCGAGCAGCTGGTGTGGATCGTCAACCACGCGGCCGACAAGGTCGTCATCGTCAACGGCTCGCTGATCCCGCTGCTCGCGCCGCTGCTGCCCAAGCTGCCGACCGTGGAGCACATCGTCGTCTCCGGCCCCGGCGACCGTACGCCCCTGCAGGGCACGCACGCCCGGGTCCACGAGTACGAGGAGCTGATCGCGGGGCGGCCGACGCGGTTCGACTGGCCGGAGCTGGACGAGCGCCAGGCCGCCGCCATGTGCTACACCTCCGGCACGACCGGCGACCCCAAGGGCGTGGTGTACAGCCACCGTTCGATCTACCTGCACTCCATGCAGGTCAACATGACCCAGTCGATGGGGCTGACCGACCAGGACACGTCCCTGGTCGTGGTCCCGCAGTTCCACGTCAACGCCTGGGGCCTGCCGCACGCCACGTTCATGACGGGCGTCAACCTGCTGATGCCGGACCGCTTCCTGCAGCCCGCGCCGCTCGCGGAGATGATCGAGCGCGAGCGGCCGACCCACGCGGCGGCCGTCCCGACGATCTGGCAGGGCCTGCTCGCCGAGCTGACCGCGCGCCCCCGGGACGTCTCCTCGCTGACCCAGGTCACCATCGGCGGCGCGGCCTGCCCGCCCTCCCTCATGCAGGCCTTCGACAAGCTCGGCATGCGGGTCTGCCACGCCTGGGGCATGACGGAGACCTCACCGCTCGGCACGGTGGCGCGCCCGCCGGCCCACGCGGTCGGCACCGAGGAGGAGTTCGCCTACCGCCTCACCCAGGGCCGCTTCCCGGCCGGCGTCGAGGCCCGCCTCACCGGCCCCGGCGGCGAACGCCTGCCCTGGGACGGCGAGGCGGCGGGCGAGCTGGAGGTGCGCGGCAACTGGATCGCGGGCGCCTACTACAACGGCCCCGACGCCGAACCCCTGCGCCCCGCCGACAAGTTCAGCGAGGACGGCTGGCTGAAGACCGGCGACGTCGGCACCATCTCCCCCGAGGGCTACCTCACCCTCACCGACCGCGCCAAGGACGTCATCAAGTCCGGCGGCGAGTGGATCTCCTCGGTGGAGCTGGAGAACGCGCTGATGTCCCACCCGGACGTCGCCGAGGCCGCGGTGGTCGCCGTGCCCGACGAGAAGTGGGGCGAGCGCCCGCTGGCCACGGTCGTCCTCCGTGACGGCGCGAGTGCCGACTTCACGGCCCTGCGCACCTTCCTCGCCGAGGAGGGCCGCATCGCCAAGTGGCAGCTCCCCGAGCGCTGGACGATCGTCGAGGCGGTGCCGAAGACGAGCGTGGGCAAGTTCGACAAGAAGGTGCTGCGCAGGCAGTACGCCGACGGCGAGCTGTCCGTCACCACGCTCTGA
- a CDS encoding SSI family serine proteinase inhibitor codes for MVLLFQQDTTPPSRRPAARALLPRRPVRAVAAPALGAVSALVALAAVPAVAAPAVPPPVRPEDRAGDHLTVAVQRAGSGLDGTYELLCHPDGGSHPDPAGACRALDGLTQWGRDTFAPVAPGSMCTMIYGGPATAHVTGTWAGRPVDAVYDRSNGCEIGRWDRMVPLLPKLGPA; via the coding sequence ATGGTTCTTCTCTTCCAGCAGGACACGACGCCTCCCTCCCGGCGGCCGGCGGCGCGAGCCCTCCTGCCCCGGCGGCCCGTGCGCGCCGTCGCCGCCCCCGCCCTCGGCGCCGTCTCGGCCCTGGTCGCCCTCGCCGCCGTACCCGCCGTCGCGGCGCCCGCCGTGCCCCCGCCCGTGCGGCCCGAGGACCGGGCCGGTGATCACCTCACCGTCGCCGTGCAGCGTGCCGGGTCCGGGCTGGACGGAACGTACGAGCTGCTCTGTCACCCGGACGGCGGCAGTCATCCGGACCCGGCCGGGGCCTGCCGGGCGCTGGACGGGCTGACGCAGTGGGGGCGGGACACCTTCGCCCCGGTGGCGCCCGGCTCCATGTGCACGATGATCTACGGCGGCCCGGCCACCGCCCATGTCACCGGCACCTGGGCCGGACGCCCGGTCGACGCCGTCTACGACCGCAGCAACGGGTGCGAGATCGGCCGCTGGGACCGGATGGTGCCGCTGCTGCCGAAGCTGGGACCGGCCTAG
- a CDS encoding DUF6234 family protein, protein MNLPVAPPAFEATTGPGQHRRADRGADIGAGCGLVFLELIALAVIFGLWFLSGFNLDPGKTATTDSLWNYLAAAGGVGVLAIVAAAIAARAGAAVTVVTQAVMAALICVIVVGGAAAQSHQDRLCRDMPSAAGCKGNN, encoded by the coding sequence ATGAACTTACCCGTCGCCCCGCCGGCCTTCGAAGCGACCACCGGCCCGGGACAGCACCGCCGTGCCGACCGGGGCGCCGACATCGGAGCCGGGTGCGGTCTGGTGTTCCTGGAGCTGATCGCCTTGGCGGTGATCTTTGGGCTCTGGTTCCTGTCCGGGTTCAACCTCGACCCGGGCAAGACCGCCACGACCGACTCGTTGTGGAACTACCTGGCCGCAGCTGGCGGGGTCGGAGTCCTCGCCATCGTGGCGGCCGCGATCGCCGCGCGGGCCGGGGCCGCCGTAACGGTTGTCACCCAGGCCGTCATGGCCGCTCTGATCTGCGTCATCGTCGTCGGTGGGGCTGCGGCGCAGTCCCACCAGGATCGGTTGTGTCGTGACATGCCGTCAGCGGCGGGCTGCAAGGGCAACAACTAG